The window gaattatttattatagtttattaaaacttaaaataacataattttgctaattcttttttttttaatctaaataaTTCCCCAAGTTTAAATGCCACATTTTCCCCAGCCAATTAACATAGCTGCAACATACATTGCCGGAAGAAATTAAGACAATGAGATAAACTTTTTGACCCAAAATATCCGAAACATTGTTCAAATAACATAATTTTCCTAACTAATTAACATAACTAGATACATTGCTGGACCTAATTTTCCAAAACACTAGTTAGTAGTACCAATCAATAAAAACCTTCTATCAATGCTAGAAACCCATAACCCCCTAATCAACAtcccttgacaaaaaaaaaaaacataaaaagagGTTAAATTATTTTACAATAAGCTATCAGCTTTAGTTGGCAATCTTCTGAAGAAACTAAGAGCCCTAGATGGCAATTTGGTTCTGAACCTTGGTGGCCTTATTGAATATAATCCAAGAAGTGCAACAACCACCCTAATTGGAACAGCATAGAAACCAACAGAAGCAATTAGGCACAACAACACAAACAAGAATGAAGCTCTTGGATCTCTCCAACTCAACAATGCTTGGAACCTTTCCCCTTGTGTTGCCATGTCTCCAACCACAGTTTGAATCCTCCCAGCCACACTTCTTAGCCTATCATACCTCATCCTAACAACCTCGGCGCTTCGGCTCGTTGGGAACGAGTCGAATTCCTCGTCTAGCTCGTCCGGGAAAACACTATCAGCGTGTGAAAGCCTAGTGTCCATATGTGGAGGGTGTCGAGGGCGTGACCTATATCGCCAGAGGCCTAAGAATGCCATGTAGAACAACATAGTTGGGATGATAAGCTCAGGAAGCATCACCAATGTGAGAAAAATTGTCAAGAACAAGGCCGAGTAAACCGGCTTTTGCCAGTTCCGGATCGATTCGAGCCACCTTCCTATGGCAACAATGCTAGAGAGAACATTCATTAGCCGGAAGAAATTCGCTTTGCTCCGCCTCATGCTCCACATATGTGAGTCATGGTCAAGCATGTACTCGACCACCTCCCTCCCCAGTGGCGGCTCAGCCCTACTAAGCCTTGACGCCACGACGTTCATAGCTTGGTACCTCAAACTCTCCAATTGATTAACACTCAATGGGTTCACATAATGAATCTTGGGAAGAAATGGAGTAGTGTACATATGAAGCATATTAGCCACATTAGCACAAGAGAATCTCACAGCCAAATGAAGTTCCCCCATTTTCTTGACCCCATTGGGGTGAAGCATCAAAAGAGGGTAAGAATGAGTGTAAACTCTATCCGTCTCAAGTGTTGACAATCTGATCCTGACCTTCCCTATCCTCGAATCGCGCGACCCGACGGAGTTCACGGCCGCGCTCTTATCAACCCTAGAGTTGTCAAAAACTCCAACGGTTACAACAGTGCAAGGATCATAAACCTCCCAAGTGTATTGCTCATTCCACTTTGGTGACAAAGAATCAACCACAGTTCTTGTTCTAACCCATTTTGTTCCATACTTTGCAACACAATAGGAATCAATGGCACCCCCTTTACCTTCTTTCAATTTCACAGGCATAAGCCCTGTGGCACCCAAAATCCCCATCTCAAGAACACCAATGTGAGGCTTCCAAAGCCTCTTATCCGTTGGCCTAACATCACTGCTATACATTGTAGCCTCATCAAGCACATGGTACCCTCCATCAAGCGAAACTCGAAGGTGAATCCGCGAACCAAACCTCGTCATAAGCTTGTTACCATCATCAATTGGGAACCACCTCGAAGTCACCGGCTTCTCGTCTATTCCCCTCTCAACCGCGGCCACCGGAAGAGCCACTCTGGCCACAACCTCGTCCCTCCCCGGCCCAACCCGGTCCTCAACCGATACCAAAAGATAGTCCTCAAAAGGCTCagcaacaacaaacaacaactcCTCATTCCAATAAGGATTTGAGAAGCTCCTAGTGGCACTTGGTGCTGCAATCCTAGTCCTTAAAACCTGGTTCCCAACTTGAACCTTAGCCGAAAACTCGGGAAACCTGGCCATCAAAACAGAGCCTTTGTCCCCTGAAATTATGTCCTGTGCCTCAATTACCGAAACCCTAAGGTACCACAACTTGGGGGAAAGATAAACCTTAGACTTAATTGAACTTAAGCCATCAAAATTCACATTTGCAGCCTTAgaatgccatgcctcagcaaaaGCCTCATCAGCCTGAGTACCAAACCAAATCGAAACCATAACCTCGCCAGATTTCGCAACCTTTTCGCCCTTCTTGTTCTCCATTCTGTACCATTGTGGTGCCAATTGGCTATCAGGTGGAACCCTACTTGGAAcctcactcaaatcaaaccaaacccTACCAATGAAATCATCTTTGTTGCATTCCTTAACAATAATCTCAACAATTGAGGACTGAATGGAGTCTTTGGAGAATGCAAATACCTGGTCCCATTCTGAATTTCCCAAATTAGCCCTCTTTGTGATTCCTCTGTAGTTTCCAAGCTTCACCTCTGCCACAAGCTCTACACTGCTACCACCACCATTGCCGCTGCCGAACCATGCCACGTCAGCACCCCGTGCCTTCACAACTCTAACATAGAGGTACTGCATTTGTTCCACAAGATCATACGTTGAACTTGTTTTGTCTTTCTTCAATGATTCACCACCAAGTTGTGGTCTTGTTTCTTTCAACAAGAACTCATTTGTTCCGCTGCTGCTGCCGCCTCCGCCGCCATGGAAAACACTCATTCCACCACCATTACCATTACCAGCAGCAATTCCAAGCCTTgaaccaccactaccaccaccaagAACAGGTGAAATAGCAGGGTTAATAACAACGTTCTTGTTCTCACAGTAGTTCTGAATCTGCTGCATCACCATCACGTTCTTGTTCTCTTGAGCCAAATGCTCTTGTGTTGTAGCCATGTTAGAACCACCATGAagcttcttgttcttgttcttccttgaaacaataacagaagaagaagaagaagaagctactATTCCAGTGCtaccaccatcaccatcaccattaaTATCCTTTGTAGTGAGGTAAATTTTGAAAGTGACCTCACCCCTTATGTGAGAAAAGAGGCTTCTCTTGTCAAGTTGATACCTTTGAAGAGTTTCTTGGCCTTCTTTAACAATGGTGGTACCAGAAACTCTAACTTTACCGAGAAAGTTTCTGCAGTTAGCGGATCTTCTCTCGTTGAAGACATTGATCTCAATGGTTCTGTAAGGAAGGTTATGAAGGTCGTTGACATGGAAGAAAAGCTTTTGGTTCCAAACAGGGTTGAGATCTTTGTACTTGACGTGCGTTCTTTGCCGTTGATTCTCGAACTCTACTTCGACGAACGGTGAGGATGAACCTTCGCCGTCTTTGGGCATGAGGTTGGTGGCTTCTATGATTTCTACTACGAGTTTCTCTTTGTTCATGGTGGTtgtagtggtggtggtgttgaAGAAGGTTGTGGTGTTCATGTTGAAGAGTGAAGAAAACACAGAagagtggagagagagagagagagagagaaaaggtggCAAAGTGAATTGAATGAAGGAATGAGAGAACGAGCGTGCTACAGTTTGAATCCTCGAGCTGCACTAGTAGATAGAAGATGGGATGGGACAGTGTTACGGTGACTTCAAAGATTTTGCTAAATATTCTGTTTTATTCATACTTAATTAACTTTTTATTAAGTAAAACTTATTTGTTTTAACATGACAAAGTTTATATAACAtcacaataatttttataataaaaataatatatgtacattaaaaattaaatattaaattttttattaactattatgtatttatgtataaatatattattatttaatttatttttaatatatatttatattttaatatatattttatatgaatagttattttttatacacatatagcatgattattgttatgattatattttattattataaaatactattagcctttaaaatatttaatataccaattaaaatactaaaataataatttaaataataatatataatttaaaattctattgttttaggttttatatttttaaaaaattaaataattttttatttaacattactatcaaaatttctctctttctatatattaCTAAACAATTATTTAGAAATTCACTTTTCAACACAATTAGATGTAGACTCTTAttgatattcatagttaaaaaagttatttcaattaatgcaattgctacgcaaaaattaaagctaatttcaaaagaaaataaataatactcttttgaattgatttctaaaAAATAACACTAATTTCGTTTAAATCTGAAAATTGATCATTCTATCGAATATttaatatgaaattcttaaattGACGGTTAAGTActaaaagttgagtaaaaaattattgtggggtcaaatttaataatctaataggggcaaataaatattattatc is drawn from Arachis hypogaea cultivar Tifrunner chromosome 12, arahy.Tifrunner.gnm2.J5K5, whole genome shotgun sequence and contains these coding sequences:
- the LOC112727180 gene encoding FT-interacting protein 3-like, yielding MNTTTFFNTTTTTTTMNKEKLVVEIIEATNLMPKDGEGSSSPFVEVEFENQRQRTHVKYKDLNPVWNQKLFFHVNDLHNLPYRTIEINVFNERRSANCRNFLGKVRVSGTTIVKEGQETLQRYQLDKRSLFSHIRGEVTFKIYLTTKDINGDGDGGSTGIVASSSSSSVIVSRKNKNKKLHGGSNMATTQEHLAQENKNVMVMQQIQNYCENKNVVINPAISPVLGGGSGGSRLGIAAGNGNGGGMSVFHGGGGGSSSGTNEFLLKETRPQLGGESLKKDKTSSTYDLVEQMQYLYVRVVKARGADVAWFGSGNGGGSSVELVAEVKLGNYRGITKRANLGNSEWDQVFAFSKDSIQSSIVEIIVKECNKDDFIGRVWFDLSEVPSRVPPDSQLAPQWYRMENKKGEKVAKSGEVMVSIWFGTQADEAFAEAWHSKAANVNFDGLSSIKSKVYLSPKLWYLRVSVIEAQDIISGDKGSVLMARFPEFSAKVQVGNQVLRTRIAAPSATRSFSNPYWNEELLFVVAEPFEDYLLVSVEDRVGPGRDEVVARVALPVAAVERGIDEKPVTSRWFPIDDGNKLMTRFGSRIHLRVSLDGGYHVLDEATMYSSDVRPTDKRLWKPHIGVLEMGILGATGLMPVKLKEGKGGAIDSYCVAKYGTKWVRTRTVVDSLSPKWNEQYTWEVYDPCTVVTVGVFDNSRVDKSAAVNSVGSRDSRIGKVRIRLSTLETDRVYTHSYPLLMLHPNGVKKMGELHLAVRFSCANVANMLHMYTTPFLPKIHYVNPLSVNQLESLRYQAMNVVASRLSRAEPPLGREVVEYMLDHDSHMWSMRRSKANFFRLMNVLSSIVAIGRWLESIRNWQKPVYSALFLTIFLTLVMLPELIIPTMLFYMAFLGLWRYRSRPRHPPHMDTRLSHADSVFPDELDEEFDSFPTSRSAEVVRMRYDRLRSVAGRIQTVVGDMATQGERFQALLSWRDPRASFLFVLLCLIASVGFYAVPIRVVVALLGLYSIRPPRFRTKLPSRALSFFRRLPTKADSLL